The sequence TGTTGTAAGTATTAGTTAATACATATGTATTACTAATGATAGAAACCTAGCATTTGCATAAGGACAAAATTCAACTATTGGACAGTTTTTGACTGTCATATATATACTTAAGCCAGCACATTTTTGTGAATTTGTTGAAATTTCATGTTGCTGTTAAGAATAACCTATGTTTCATTTGTTATTACAAGTAGTTAGGTTATTTTGGTGCCTGGGCCATGTAATGAAGGTGGCAGAAGCAGACTGATAAACACAATTCTGGACCTTTTGTGTTAGAGTTAGTTGTTTTAATCAAGTTGAGaccttaattaatttctagcGAGTTGCAAGATCAGTTCTCCTGTTCATGTTTCTGATATAgtttctaatttctttcaaagaaGTTTCTTTGGAACTGAAAGGCTTTATAGTGTTTGTAATTGCTATATTCATTAACCAGAGTGCATCATTGATGTTTTATCCTACCATTTTTTCCTTAATAACATTTTGGAGTATCATTTCCATGCTGAATCTTAATGCTTTTTTCTCATTAAAGTAGAGGGCATACAAATGGAGATTTTGGTTAATGATACCATGCATTCTTTTCcccaaattttaattattttcttcattgtCGTCAAAATCAATTAACATCTGTATTGAATGCGTAGGCTGTTGTTACAATGTACAACTTCCAGCAATATCGTCACATTCAAGCACCAGGTTGGACATTAGGGTGGACATGGGCAAAGAAGGAGGTAATATGGAACATGGTGGGAGGTCAAACAACGGAGCAGGGAGACTGTTCAAAATTCAAAGGAAACATTCCACATTGCTGTAAGAAAAATCCAACTGTTGTGGATTTATTGCCTGGAACTCCTTACAACCAGCAGATTGCAAATTGTTGCAAAGGGGGTGTAATCAGCTCCTGGGGACAAGATCCCTCCAAAGCAGTAAGCGCATTCCAGCTTAGTGTAGGTGCAGCTGGAACCACAAACAAAACAGTCAGGGTACCAAAAAACTTCACCTTGAAGGCACCAGGACCTGGTTATACATGTGGTCCAGCAAAAATTGTTAGACCTAGTAGATTTTTCACTACTGATAAAAGGAGAGTCACACAAgctttgagtaagtaaatcaCTGAAGATGACATAGTTATATGCATGCTgtcctttttaaattaaactaaatctCATTTTAATTCATAGTTGAGTTTCTTACATGTTATTTACTGTCAATGTTGTTATTGAGTTGCAGAGATCACATTCCTTGACTTGTTATTTAGAAAAGCACTGTGCAGAACTTTGTTGTCTCATGATGTACttgtttataattattttgagaaaCAGTTTCTGTATTTCCTTATTTATTGGTTTAAAACCTGTATATATGGAGGTTTTTGTTGACTTCTGATCATGTTATTGCAGTGACATGGAATGTTACATGCACGTATTCACAATTCCTGGCACAGAAGACTCCTACTTGCTGTGTTTCACTCTCATCTTTCTATAATAACACGATTGTTCCCTGCCCAACATGTGCCTGTGGCTGCCAAAGCAACAGTTCTCTGTCAGGAGGTTGTGTAGAGTAAGTTCATTTCATGGAAACAccattcttctttcttttgggttTAGGACCTTTAAGTTTCTCTGGAGATGCTGGACTTCTTTTTTCAGTGAATATACCATCTCTTGTAACttataatatctttaatgTTTGACACTTTGCAGTCCAGATGCACCCCACTTGGCTTCAGTTGTTTCCGGATCAGGGAAGAACAGCCCTGCACCTCTTGTCCAATGCACACGTCATATGTGTCCAGTCAGAATTCATTGGCATGTTAAACTTAACTACAGAGAGTACTGGCGGGTTAAGATCACTATTACAAATTTCAATTACAATATGAACTACTCGCAATGGAACCTAGTTGTCCAACACCCAAATTTTGACAATCTGACTCAGATTTTCAGTTTTAACTACAAATCATTGAATCCTTATGCAGCTATAAGTAAGCAAGATCTTCCCTTTTTGGTCTCTCTTGTTTCTTTTCCTGTTGCTTGCAGTTTGCACCTTGGGCCatgaatataataatgaatGTTAGGAATAGGGAAACTGGTTTAGACAGAATTCATGTCGTTTCATCTTTGCACTTCATTCGATGGGAACAGGGACAGGTAGCATGCATAGATTTATTAGTCTGCTGTATTACAATCTGCTTGGTCAAGGATAGTGAATCTTATCACAATAATCTGTGGTTTGAATTGCCAGTCACTGTTGTTGAGCACTTGTGTTAATGCCTTGTAGTTCAGATgcatatcattttctttcctaaaagataatgcattttttttcttctgagAAATGATATAAGAACTTTATCTCCTAAAAAGATGTGAATTCTC comes from Ricinus communis isolate WT05 ecotype wild-type chromosome 5, ASM1957865v1, whole genome shotgun sequence and encodes:
- the LOC8260257 gene encoding COBRA-like protein 2, coding for MYFLFKPVMRTLSQFSILVLFLISCTTFTQTEAYDALDPTGNITIKWDIINWTPDGYVAVVTMYNFQQYRHIQAPGWTLGWTWAKKEVIWNMVGGQTTEQGDCSKFKGNIPHCCKKNPTVVDLLPGTPYNQQIANCCKGGVISSWGQDPSKAVSAFQLSVGAAGTTNKTVRVPKNFTLKAPGPGYTCGPAKIVRPSRFFTTDKRRVTQALMTWNVTCTYSQFLAQKTPTCCVSLSSFYNNTIVPCPTCACGCQSNSSLSGGCVDPDAPHLASVVSGSGKNSPAPLVQCTRHMCPVRIHWHVKLNYREYWRVKITITNFNYNMNYSQWNLVVQHPNFDNLTQIFSFNYKSLNPYAAINDTAMLWGVQFYNDLLMQAGPSGNVQSELLFQKDKTTFTFEKGWAFPRRIYFNGDNCVMPPPDAYPWLPNAGSRQFSPPLVLTITLLSALAFLNFLVFQP